In Methylovirgula sp., a single genomic region encodes these proteins:
- a CDS encoding aldehyde dehydrogenase family protein produces MSKGIEQREQSSHVDFTAYLPKHRGLFYGGEWHEPCGGYLETFNPATGESLGQAAEANEADVDAAVEAAHRAFATWRRVAPRERGAILKKIAQVLRTNAEELATLDALNCGNPVRELINDVQKGASQIEYFAGLALEVKGEILPTIPDLVNMTVREPYGVCARIVAYNHPLMFAAQRIGAPLVTGNTIILKPPPQAPLSAYRLMELLDGIVPPGVLNMVSGGRTCGAALATHKKTPVVSLVGSVESGKACNSAAAPYLKKVILELGGKNAMIVYPDADIAKAIDGAVRGMNFSWCGQSCGSTSRLFLHDSIHDAVVAGIVEKAKTYKPGNPVDPQTTMGTLISKAHLDRVLHYIELGISEGATLALGGDRPSDPALAAGHFVNPTIFINVDTSMQIAREEIFGPVLSVLRWSDEAKMLEDVNDVDYGLTAAIYTKDLATVHRTAAAVEAGYIWVNNSATHYLGAPFGGYKLSGIGREEYSGEIESFTQLKNISITL; encoded by the coding sequence GTGAGCAAAGGAATTGAACAGCGTGAACAAAGCTCTCACGTTGATTTCACAGCATATCTGCCTAAGCATCGCGGACTTTTCTATGGCGGTGAATGGCATGAACCGTGCGGGGGCTATTTAGAAACATTCAATCCTGCGACCGGCGAAAGTCTTGGACAGGCGGCCGAAGCCAATGAGGCCGATGTCGATGCAGCCGTCGAGGCCGCGCACCGTGCCTTTGCGACATGGCGGCGTGTCGCGCCGCGCGAACGCGGAGCGATCCTAAAGAAAATCGCGCAGGTTTTGAGGACCAATGCGGAAGAACTCGCGACGCTTGATGCTCTAAATTGCGGCAACCCAGTCCGTGAATTAATCAACGACGTTCAAAAAGGCGCCAGCCAGATTGAGTATTTCGCTGGCCTCGCACTGGAAGTGAAAGGCGAGATCCTTCCGACAATTCCAGACCTTGTGAATATGACTGTGCGTGAGCCCTATGGCGTCTGTGCGCGCATCGTCGCATACAATCATCCCTTGATGTTTGCGGCTCAGAGGATCGGCGCGCCGCTCGTCACGGGGAACACCATCATCCTGAAGCCGCCGCCGCAGGCCCCATTGTCTGCCTATCGTTTGATGGAATTGCTGGATGGAATCGTGCCGCCGGGCGTCCTGAATATGGTGTCGGGTGGGCGCACCTGCGGCGCGGCGCTTGCCACACATAAGAAAACCCCCGTCGTGTCGTTGGTCGGCAGCGTCGAAAGCGGCAAGGCCTGCAACAGCGCCGCCGCGCCTTACCTGAAAAAGGTCATCCTCGAACTTGGCGGCAAGAACGCGATGATCGTCTATCCCGACGCCGATATTGCGAAAGCTATCGACGGCGCAGTGCGGGGAATGAATTTTTCCTGGTGCGGACAATCCTGCGGTTCGACGTCGCGCCTCTTCCTGCACGACTCGATTCATGACGCGGTGGTTGCCGGCATTGTGGAAAAGGCGAAAACCTACAAGCCCGGCAATCCTGTCGATCCGCAAACGACGATGGGGACGCTTATTTCCAAAGCGCATCTCGATCGTGTCCTGCATTATATCGAGCTCGGTATTTCGGAAGGCGCGACGCTTGCTTTGGGCGGCGACCGGCCGAGCGATCCGGCTTTGGCTGCGGGTCATTTCGTCAATCCGACGATCTTCATCAACGTCGATACCTCGATGCAAATCGCACGCGAAGAAATATTCGGCCCGGTTCTCTCCGTCCTGCGCTGGAGTGACGAGGCCAAAATGCTCGAAGACGTGAATGATGTGGATTATGGGCTGACGGCGGCGATCTATACGAAAGATCTCGCGACGGTGCACCGCACGGCGGCAGCGGTGGAAGCGGGTTATATCTGGGTCAATAATTCCGCCACGCATTATCTCGGCGCGCCGTTCGGAGGCTATAAACTTTCCGGAATCGGGCGCGAGGAATACAGCGGCGAGATTGAATCCTTCACGCAGCTGAAGAATATCAGCATCACGCTTTAG
- a CDS encoding MFS transporter has translation MSDSAVTGPSQVAAPAPTAGVQSAAYRWVMVVVLLIAVTAAFFDRINIAVLFTNPDFKHAIGVGNNPAMLGLLMTGFVVAYGVSALILSFTSDVFGPRRTLSVIALLLGVIMAIMGGAASYAMMLTGRVLIGLTEGPQFGSTNVAVKQWFPPHERGLASAIWGIGAPLGSMIGFPLVILLVANYGWRASFYVLAALNILVVLPAAWFLVRDKPQAAKTAISDAEAMPFGEAIRLLVSNKLFWLLALYDCSAMVYLWGLNSWLPTYLQVARHFDIKHSSVFSSLPFLLMIGGYFLGGWLGDKWRIKAWLCMVGMIGAGLLVYAASIVASPTSSALLIALSAGSWGLTVPTLFAMGTEVIPPKVTAMGFGIYAGLANIFGALTPVLMGMVIGKSGNYAGGLLVITFACVILSFTMIPLLRRH, from the coding sequence ATGTCGGATTCAGCAGTAACAGGGCCCTCTCAGGTGGCAGCGCCGGCACCGACCGCTGGCGTGCAAAGCGCGGCATATCGCTGGGTTATGGTCGTCGTGCTTCTAATCGCGGTCACTGCCGCATTCTTCGACCGCATCAATATTGCCGTCCTCTTCACTAACCCGGATTTCAAACACGCGATCGGCGTCGGCAATAATCCCGCGATGCTCGGCCTGTTGATGACCGGCTTTGTCGTCGCCTATGGCGTTTCGGCACTCATCCTCAGCTTCACGTCCGATGTTTTCGGCCCGCGGCGGACCTTGTCGGTTATTGCGCTGCTGCTCGGCGTGATCATGGCGATCATGGGTGGTGCAGCGTCTTACGCTATGATGCTGACTGGGCGCGTGCTGATCGGCCTCACGGAAGGTCCGCAATTTGGCTCCACGAATGTGGCCGTCAAGCAATGGTTTCCTCCCCACGAGCGCGGCCTCGCTTCGGCGATCTGGGGTATCGGTGCGCCGCTCGGCTCGATGATCGGTTTTCCGCTCGTCATCCTGCTCGTTGCCAATTATGGCTGGCGCGCTTCGTTCTATGTTCTCGCGGCGCTGAACATCCTCGTCGTTCTGCCGGCCGCATGGTTTCTCGTGCGCGACAAGCCGCAGGCCGCGAAGACCGCGATCTCCGACGCCGAAGCCATGCCGTTTGGGGAAGCCATCCGGTTGCTTGTCTCCAACAAATTGTTCTGGCTGCTCGCGCTCTATGATTGCAGCGCCATGGTCTATCTGTGGGGCCTCAACAGCTGGCTGCCCACCTACCTGCAAGTCGCGCGGCACTTCGATATCAAACATTCGAGCGTGTTTTCGTCCCTGCCCTTCCTGCTGATGATCGGCGGCTATTTTCTCGGCGGCTGGCTCGGCGACAAATGGCGGATCAAGGCCTGGCTTTGCATGGTCGGCATGATTGGTGCGGGCCTGCTCGTCTATGCGGCGAGCATCGTTGCAAGCCCGACCAGCTCGGCGCTGCTGATTGCGCTGAGCGCCGGATCCTGGGGTCTCACCGTCCCGACATTGTTCGCGATGGGCACCGAAGTCATTCCGCCCAAGGTCACGGCCATGGGCTTTGGCATCTATGCCGGTCTTGCCAACATCTTCGGTGCGTTGACGCCCGTTCTGATGGGCATGGTCATCGGCAAGTCCGGTAATTACGCAGGCGGCCTTCTCGTCATCACCTTCGCCTGCGTGATCCTGTCCTTTACCATGATCCCGCTGTTGCGGCGTCACTGA